The following coding sequences lie in one Betaproteobacteria bacterium genomic window:
- a CDS encoding 3-oxoacyl-ACP reductase FabG, whose translation MKPSPRPYPSLDGRVALVTGAATGIGRATALAFGRAGMRVAVGHLRQDALADEVVAAIRSSGGTAIAVEADVVSSAEVGRMVRHVEADLGPLDVSVHSAGVIQEKPFLETTDEDWDFVVGVDLKGIFVCCRAVLAGMAARGRGNVINIASELGHLGRAQYAPYCAAKAGVMGLTRSLAREFAPAVRVNAIAPGPVDTPMLSLDHMSPEVFESERAIPAGRVGRPEEIAATALFLASDEASFFYGQVLGANGGASM comes from the coding sequence ATGAAACCTTCCCCACGACCCTACCCTTCACTCGACGGGCGCGTGGCGCTCGTCACCGGAGCAGCCACCGGCATCGGCCGCGCGACGGCGCTGGCGTTCGGACGCGCGGGCATGCGCGTGGCGGTCGGCCATCTGCGACAGGACGCGCTGGCGGACGAAGTGGTCGCCGCGATCCGGTCGAGCGGCGGCACCGCCATCGCCGTGGAAGCGGATGTCGTTTCGTCCGCGGAGGTGGGACGGATGGTCCGGCACGTCGAAGCGGACCTCGGCCCGCTGGACGTGTCGGTGCACAGCGCAGGCGTCATCCAGGAAAAGCCGTTCCTCGAGACGACGGACGAGGACTGGGACTTCGTGGTCGGCGTCGATCTCAAGGGTATCTTCGTATGCTGCCGCGCCGTCTTGGCCGGCATGGCAGCGCGCGGGCGAGGCAACGTGATCAACATCGCATCGGAACTGGGCCACCTCGGCCGCGCGCAATACGCACCCTACTGTGCCGCCAAGGCAGGAGTGATGGGCCTGACGCGATCCCTTGCCCGCGAATTTGCGCCTGCCGTCCGCGTGAACGCCATCGCACCGGGTCCCGTGGATACTCCGATGCTGTCCCTCGACCACATGAGCCCGGAGGTGTTCGAGTCCGAACGAGCGATCCCGGCCGGACGCGTGGGCAGGCCGGAAGAGATCGCCGCGACCGCCTTGTTCCTCGCCTCCGACGAAGCCAGTTTTTTCTACGGGCAGGTGCTGGGGGCCAATGGGGGCGCCAGCATGTGA
- a CDS encoding SDR family oxidoreductase, with the protein MPHAAPRYGLEDVPVVVTGAASGIGRGIAEAFARQGARVVIVDRDATRAAETAESLSRHAPVSGLGADLTDAGDVARVAEGIEKALGRIGVLVNNAGTEYPTPLDDAGPDAVSRWQWLIDNNLTSMVRITRALLPCIEDGASIINQSSIWGHSAVGGFSAYVASKHAVLGLTRSLAWELAPRRIRVNAVCPGWVRTEASMRSLASMAKDRGLPEDTVLQEILAAQAFPQLLEPQDIAGAYLFLASRDARSITGQSLVVSNGELMH; encoded by the coding sequence ATGCCGCACGCCGCTCCCCGATATGGACTCGAAGACGTGCCCGTCGTCGTGACGGGCGCCGCCAGCGGCATCGGCCGCGGCATCGCCGAAGCGTTCGCTCGTCAGGGGGCGCGGGTCGTCATCGTCGATCGCGACGCCACGAGAGCTGCCGAAACGGCCGAGTCGCTTTCGCGGCATGCGCCAGTGTCGGGACTGGGCGCCGATCTCACCGATGCCGGCGACGTCGCCCGGGTGGCGGAGGGCATCGAGAAGGCCTTGGGACGGATCGGCGTGCTGGTCAACAACGCCGGAACGGAGTATCCGACGCCACTGGACGATGCAGGCCCCGACGCGGTATCGCGCTGGCAATGGCTCATCGACAACAACCTCACGTCGATGGTGCGCATCACGCGTGCACTTCTCCCCTGCATCGAGGACGGCGCCAGCATCATCAACCAATCGTCCATCTGGGGACATTCCGCGGTCGGCGGCTTCTCGGCCTACGTGGCCAGCAAGCACGCGGTCCTCGGGTTGACGCGGTCGCTCGCCTGGGAGCTGGCGCCGCGCCGGATCAGGGTGAACGCGGTATGCCCGGGATGGGTTCGCACGGAGGCCTCGATGCGCTCTCTCGCTTCCATGGCGAAGGACAGAGGGCTGCCGGAGGACACGGTGTTGCAGGAAATCCTCGCAGCCCAGGCGTTCCCGCAGCTGCTGGAGCCGCAGGACATCGCGGGCGCGTATCTCTTCTTGGCCTCCCGCGACGCCCGAAGCATCACGGGCCAGTCTCTGGTCGTCAGCAACGGGGAGCTGATGCACTGA